Proteins from a single region of Gossypium arboreum isolate Shixiya-1 chromosome 1, ASM2569848v2, whole genome shotgun sequence:
- the LOC108482454 gene encoding scopoletin 8-hydroxylase-like gives MAPSFDDGNSLFNFVVRDGNGVKGMVDSGLSTVPQAYMQPPIERIDKDRARKHGQPPIDLSKLGGPEHEEVAKQIVRASESLGFFQVVNHGVPVDLLESLKDTAHDFFSLPAEKKAVYRADVSPTPLVKYGTSFVPQKEKALEWKDYISMQYTNDAEALQNWPEEIRDVSLEYLRTSMSMVRNLLQVLLENLGVKPEDSMIDVLVDKKMVNMNYYPTCPNPDLTVGVGRHSDMGTLTILLQDGIGGLYVKIEEDSEFGKKGEWVEIPPVPGALVINVGDMIQVLSNGKYKSAEHRVRTTSTKSRVSIPIFTMPNATAKIAPLPEVVEKDGNALYKEFILADYMKNFFSNAHDGKKSLDFAKN, from the exons ATGGCTCCGAGTTTTGACGATGGCAACTCACTTTTCAACTTTGTTGTCCGAGATGGAAATGGTGTTAAAGGAATGGTGGATTCGGGCTTGTCGACGGTGCCACAGGCTTACATGCAACCACCGATAGAGCGAATAGACAAAGATAGAGCTCGAAAACACGGGCAGCCCCCGATTGATTTGTCGAAACTTGGTGGCCCCGAGCACGAAGAAGTGGCTAAACAAATTGTTAGAGCTTCTGAGAGTCTTGGATTCTTCCAAGTTGTCAACCATGGAGTTCCGGTTGATCTACTCGAGTCTCTTAAGGACACCGCCCATGATTTCTTTAGCTTGCCTGCTGAGAAAAAGGCTGTTTATCGTGCTGACGTTAGTCCGACTCCATTGGTGAAGTATGGGACCAGCTTCGTGCCACAGAAAGAGAAAGCATTGGAATGGAAAGATTATATCAGCATGCAATATACTAATGATGCCGAAGCTCTTCAAAATTGGCCTGAAGAGATCAG gGATGTTTCACTTGAATACTTGAGGACATCAATGAGCATGGTAAGAAATTTGCTTCAAGTTTTGCTGGAAAATTTGGGGGTGAAACCGGAAGACTCAATGATTGATGTACTCGTTGATAAGAAAATGGTTAACATGAACTACTACCCCACCTGTCCTAATCCGGATCTCACTGTCGGAGTCGGACGTCATTCTGATATGGGTACACTTACGATTTTATTACAAGATGGAATTGGTGGTTTATACGTGAAGATCGAAGAAGACTCGGAATTCGGAAAGAAGGGAGAGTGGGTAGAGATTCCTCCTGTTCCCGGTGCCTTGGTCATCAATGTTGGTGATATGATACAG GTACTAAGTAACGGGAAGTACAAAAGTGCAGAGCATAGAGTCCGTACCACAAGTACAAAATCAAGAGTATCGATACCTATATTTACAATGCCAAACGCAACAGCAAAGATTGCACCTTTACCTGAAGTGGTCGAGAAAGATGGCAATGCTCTTTACAAAGAGTTTATACTCGCTGATTATATGAAGAATTTTTTCAGTAACGCACACGACGGCAAAAAATCACTTGATTTTGCAAAAAATTAA